From the Daucus carota subsp. sativus chromosome 8, DH1 v3.0, whole genome shotgun sequence genome, one window contains:
- the LOC108200809 gene encoding uncharacterized protein LOC108200809, translating into MCIFSVLEIQDQSTYIRRCLYGQELFSHTPIVIEFPLNESEKYIDGVVQLHERNRKLLRCLLSWVQAGCLSEISAPSLPAHPLRSFVFNSLQQSRSFGHHYIQGATYSSRVSGRVKIFCLLKAK; encoded by the exons ATGTGCATTTTTAGCGTGTTGGAAATCCAAGACCAAAGTACATATATTAGGCGATGCTTGTATGGCCAAGAG CTTTTTTCACATACACCGATTGTTATTGAGTTCCCACTAAATGAATCTGAGAAATATATTGATGGTGTTGTCCAACTACATGAAAGGAATAGGAAGCTTCTGCGATGCTTACTGAGTTGG GTTCAAGCTGGTTGCCTGTCTGAAATTTCAGCTCCTTCATTGCCAGCTCATCCGCTTCGCAGTTTTGTATTCAACTCGTTGCAG CAATCCAGAAGTTTCGGACATCATTACATTCAAGGCGCCACCTATTCTTCACGTGTTAGTGGAAGAGTGAAGATATTTTGTTTATTGAAAGCAAAATGA
- the LOC108198532 gene encoding two-component response regulator ARR1-like, translating to MDVKNIGDRREGSGDKGVFPGFAPNIRILLIDHDTNSLLSHASKLEQHLYKVSAAESTEVALSLLQARKNYFNMVIADLELPEGGIFVVVDKCRQMNIPLILMARDGTVEMAMKVLNHGPCYLATKPLGQYTVDNLWQHIVRVTGELPTSLTETAFVGQDEQGDSSSRVSGDGGGSSPKQGNSKRKSNSAFGIKDADGCNSGNLRMTWTHKLHAKFLQALDVLGEKRPKPETLLRMMNDPSLTLDDISAHLREYQRDQKARSVNLQEIGGPVVPSLQPAAPKSISLRGQTSGTANFNSVAARFAPNIPRSPSLPNPPNSVAARFAPNIPRSPSLPNPPNSVAARFAPEIPRSPTLPNPPSSVSNFAGYTLSYVKERLDAWNNERARANNGFQAPSEEPKGATRGSEE from the exons ATGGATGTTAAAAATATCGGCGATCGGCGTGAAGGTTCAGGGGATAAGGGCGTCTTCCCGGGATTTGCCCCCAATATTCGTATTTTATTGATCGATCACGACACAAATTCACTTCTGTCCCATGCATCAAAACTTGAGCAACATTTATACAAAG TGTCTGCTGCGGAATCAACTGAGGTTGCACTGTCATTGCTCCAGGctcgaaaaaattattttaacatggTAATAGCTGATCTTGAACTGCCAGAAGGGGGAATTTTTGTGGTCGTGGATAAATGTCGCCAGATGAACATTCCTCTCATTT TGATGGCCAGAGATGGTACCGTGGAGATGGCGATGAAGGTTCTAAATCATGGGCCGTGCTACCTGGCAACCAAACCGCTAGGCCAGTACACGGTTGATAACCTCTGGCAGCACATCGTTCGAGTGACAGGAGAATTGCCTACTTCATTAACCGAGACTGCATTCGTTGGCCAAGACGAACAGGGCGATTCTAGTAGTCGTGTCAGTGGCGATGGTGGTGGAAGCAGTCCAAAACAAGGAAACTCGAAGAGGAAATCGAATTCTGCATTTGGAATTAAGGATGCAGATGGTTGCAACTCAGGAAACTTACGCATGACTTGGACTCATAAGCTTCATGCAAAGTTTCTGCAAGCACTTGACGTTCTTGGAGAGAAGA GACCTAAGCCGGAGACGCTTCTAAGGATGATGAATGACCCGTCCCTGACACTTGACGATATTTCTGCTCATCTGCGG GAATATCAGAGAGATCAGAAAGCGCGCTCTGTTAATCTGCAGGAAATTGGTGGTCCAGTCGTGCCAAGTTTGCAGCCTGCAGCACCAAAGAGCATTTCCCTACGAGGCCAAACCTCTGGTACTGCAAATTTCAACTCTGTGGCAGCGCGTTTTGCTCCAAACATCCCAAGGTCTCCAAGTTTGCCAAATCCTCCCAACTCTGTGGCAGCGCGTTTTGCTCCAAACATCCCAAGGTCTCCAAGTTTGCCGAATCCTCCCAACTCAGTGGCAGCGCGTTTTGCTCCAGAAATCCCAAGGTCTCCAACTTTGCCAAATCCTCCCAGCTCTGTGAGTAACTTCGCGGGCTATACTCTTTCTTATGTGAAGGAAAGGCTGGATGCCTGGAACAATGAAAGAGCACGTGCTAACAATGGATTCCAGGCGCCTAGTGAAGAACCAAAAGGTGCAACCAGAGGATCAGAGGAGTGA
- the LOC108198929 gene encoding putative lipid phosphate phosphatase 3, chloroplastic isoform X2 — translation MKDVAIVPCVQCFHMGREREVEHGMHTIWSHGTTVARTHMHDWFILLLLLCVEIILNIIHPFNRFVGKDMMSDLKYPLKDNTVPLWTVPIYAVLLPLIVFSLFYILRRSVYDLHHSILGLLSAVLITGVLTDSIKNAVGRPRPDFFWRCFPDGKELYDQFGNVVCHGITNEIREGRKSFPSGHASWSFAGLGFLSLYLAGKLKAFDQKGNVAKICIVLLPLLAAALVCVSRVDDYWHHWQDVFVGGLLGLVMATICYLQFFPPPYHTNGWGPYAHFDVVGEASSTQFPVTPVDDIEMHVTQSQAARTSELSVTIPLGHNSGSMLNEVEAEKM, via the exons ATGAAAGATGTCGCAATTGTGCCGTGTGTCCAATGTTTTCATATG GGTAGGGAAAGGGAGGTTGAGCATGGTATGCATACTATCTGGTCTCATGGAACCACAGTTGCTAGGACTCACATGCATGATTGGTTTATCTTGCTTTTACTTCTGTGCGTCGAGATCATTTTAAATATCATACACCCATTCAATCGCTTTGTTGGGAAGGATATGATGTCGGATCTTAAGTATCCATTGAAAGACAACACGGTGCCATTATGGACTGTTCCG ATTTATGCAGTTTTGTTACCTTTAATTGTTTTTAGCCTCTTCTATATCCTGAGAAGAAGCGTCTATGATCTGCACCACAGTATTTTAG GCCTACTGTCCGCTGTACTTATAACCGGAGTTCTTACGGATTCAATAAAGAATGCAGTCGGCCGGCCTCGACCTGATTTCTTCTGGCGCTGCTTTCCTGATGGCAAAGAA TTGTATGACCAATTCGGCAATGTCGTATGCCATGGTATAACAAATGAGATACGGGAAGGACGTAAGAGTTTTCCAAGTGGTCATGCTTCAT GGTCCTTTGCAGGATTAGGATTTCTTTCTTTGTACTTAGCTGGAAAACTTAAAGCATTCGATCAGAAGGGAAATGTGGCAAAAATTTGTATTGTTTTGCTTCCTCTTCTTGCTGCAGCTCTTGTTTGTGTCTCTCGGGTGGATGATTATTGGCATCATTGGCAGGACGTGTTTGTTGGGGGACTCTTGG GGCTTGTCATGGCTACCATATGTTATCTTCAATTCTTCCCACCACCATATCACACTAATG gCTGGGGTCCTTATGCACATTTTGATGTTGTAGGCGAGGCAAGTTCCACTCAATTTCCGGTAACTCCCGTCGATGATATAGAGATGCATGTGACGCAGTCACAAGCTGCAAGGACTTCAGAATTATCTGTGACAATACCTTTGGGACATAATTCAGGTTCAATGCTAAATGAAGTTGAAGCTGAAAAAATGTGA
- the LOC108198929 gene encoding putative lipid phosphate phosphatase 3, chloroplastic isoform X4, with protein MHTIWSHGTTVARTHMHDWFILLLLLCVEIILNIIHPFNRFVGKDMMSDLKYPLKDNTVPLWTVPIYAVLLPLIVFSLFYILRRSVYDLHHSILGLLSAVLITGVLTDSIKNAVGRPRPDFFWRCFPDGKELYDQFGNVVCHGITNEIREGRKSFPSGHASWSFAGLGFLSLYLAGKLKAFDQKGNVAKICIVLLPLLAAALVCVSRVDDYWHHWQDVFVGGLLGLVMATICYLQFFPPPYHTNGWGPYAHFDVVGEASSTQFPVTPVDDIEMHVTQSQAARTSELSVTIPLGHNSGSMLNEVEAEKM; from the exons ATGCATACTATCTGGTCTCATGGAACCACAGTTGCTAGGACTCACATGCATGATTGGTTTATCTTGCTTTTACTTCTGTGCGTCGAGATCATTTTAAATATCATACACCCATTCAATCGCTTTGTTGGGAAGGATATGATGTCGGATCTTAAGTATCCATTGAAAGACAACACGGTGCCATTATGGACTGTTCCG ATTTATGCAGTTTTGTTACCTTTAATTGTTTTTAGCCTCTTCTATATCCTGAGAAGAAGCGTCTATGATCTGCACCACAGTATTTTAG GCCTACTGTCCGCTGTACTTATAACCGGAGTTCTTACGGATTCAATAAAGAATGCAGTCGGCCGGCCTCGACCTGATTTCTTCTGGCGCTGCTTTCCTGATGGCAAAGAA TTGTATGACCAATTCGGCAATGTCGTATGCCATGGTATAACAAATGAGATACGGGAAGGACGTAAGAGTTTTCCAAGTGGTCATGCTTCAT GGTCCTTTGCAGGATTAGGATTTCTTTCTTTGTACTTAGCTGGAAAACTTAAAGCATTCGATCAGAAGGGAAATGTGGCAAAAATTTGTATTGTTTTGCTTCCTCTTCTTGCTGCAGCTCTTGTTTGTGTCTCTCGGGTGGATGATTATTGGCATCATTGGCAGGACGTGTTTGTTGGGGGACTCTTGG GGCTTGTCATGGCTACCATATGTTATCTTCAATTCTTCCCACCACCATATCACACTAATG gCTGGGGTCCTTATGCACATTTTGATGTTGTAGGCGAGGCAAGTTCCACTCAATTTCCGGTAACTCCCGTCGATGATATAGAGATGCATGTGACGCAGTCACAAGCTGCAAGGACTTCAGAATTATCTGTGACAATACCTTTGGGACATAATTCAGGTTCAATGCTAAATGAAGTTGAAGCTGAAAAAATGTGA
- the LOC108198929 gene encoding putative lipid phosphate phosphatase 3, chloroplastic isoform X1: MTWKDFLFVLKFRDIFQGREREVEHGMHTIWSHGTTVARTHMHDWFILLLLLCVEIILNIIHPFNRFVGKDMMSDLKYPLKDNTVPLWTVPIYAVLLPLIVFSLFYILRRSVYDLHHSILGLLSAVLITGVLTDSIKNAVGRPRPDFFWRCFPDGKELYDQFGNVVCHGITNEIREGRKSFPSGHASWSFAGLGFLSLYLAGKLKAFDQKGNVAKICIVLLPLLAAALVCVSRVDDYWHHWQDVFVGGLLGLVMATICYLQFFPPPYHTNGWGPYAHFDVVGEASSTQFPVTPVDDIEMHVTQSQAARTSELSVTIPLGHNSGSMLNEVEAEKM, from the exons ATGACTTGGAAGGATTTCCTGTTCGTTCTCAAGTTCAGAGATATTTTTCag GGTAGGGAAAGGGAGGTTGAGCATGGTATGCATACTATCTGGTCTCATGGAACCACAGTTGCTAGGACTCACATGCATGATTGGTTTATCTTGCTTTTACTTCTGTGCGTCGAGATCATTTTAAATATCATACACCCATTCAATCGCTTTGTTGGGAAGGATATGATGTCGGATCTTAAGTATCCATTGAAAGACAACACGGTGCCATTATGGACTGTTCCG ATTTATGCAGTTTTGTTACCTTTAATTGTTTTTAGCCTCTTCTATATCCTGAGAAGAAGCGTCTATGATCTGCACCACAGTATTTTAG GCCTACTGTCCGCTGTACTTATAACCGGAGTTCTTACGGATTCAATAAAGAATGCAGTCGGCCGGCCTCGACCTGATTTCTTCTGGCGCTGCTTTCCTGATGGCAAAGAA TTGTATGACCAATTCGGCAATGTCGTATGCCATGGTATAACAAATGAGATACGGGAAGGACGTAAGAGTTTTCCAAGTGGTCATGCTTCAT GGTCCTTTGCAGGATTAGGATTTCTTTCTTTGTACTTAGCTGGAAAACTTAAAGCATTCGATCAGAAGGGAAATGTGGCAAAAATTTGTATTGTTTTGCTTCCTCTTCTTGCTGCAGCTCTTGTTTGTGTCTCTCGGGTGGATGATTATTGGCATCATTGGCAGGACGTGTTTGTTGGGGGACTCTTGG GGCTTGTCATGGCTACCATATGTTATCTTCAATTCTTCCCACCACCATATCACACTAATG gCTGGGGTCCTTATGCACATTTTGATGTTGTAGGCGAGGCAAGTTCCACTCAATTTCCGGTAACTCCCGTCGATGATATAGAGATGCATGTGACGCAGTCACAAGCTGCAAGGACTTCAGAATTATCTGTGACAATACCTTTGGGACATAATTCAGGTTCAATGCTAAATGAAGTTGAAGCTGAAAAAATGTGA
- the LOC108198929 gene encoding lipid phosphate phosphatase 2-like isoform X3 yields the protein MTWKDFLFVLKFRDIFQGREREVEHGMHTIWSHGTTVARTHMHDWFILLLLLCVEIILNIIHPFNRFVGKDMMSDLKYPLKDNTVPLWTVPIYAVLLPLIVFSLFYILRRSVYDLHHSILGLLSAVLITGVLTDSIKNAVGRPRPDFFWRCFPDGKELYDQFGNVVCHGITNEIREGRKSFPSGHASWSFAGLGFLSLYLAGKLKAFDQKGNVAKICIVLLPLLAAALVCVSRVDDYWHHWQDVFVGGLLGLVMATICYLQFFPPPYHTNGEASSTQFPVTPVDDIEMHVTQSQAARTSELSVTIPLGHNSGSMLNEVEAEKM from the exons ATGACTTGGAAGGATTTCCTGTTCGTTCTCAAGTTCAGAGATATTTTTCag GGTAGGGAAAGGGAGGTTGAGCATGGTATGCATACTATCTGGTCTCATGGAACCACAGTTGCTAGGACTCACATGCATGATTGGTTTATCTTGCTTTTACTTCTGTGCGTCGAGATCATTTTAAATATCATACACCCATTCAATCGCTTTGTTGGGAAGGATATGATGTCGGATCTTAAGTATCCATTGAAAGACAACACGGTGCCATTATGGACTGTTCCG ATTTATGCAGTTTTGTTACCTTTAATTGTTTTTAGCCTCTTCTATATCCTGAGAAGAAGCGTCTATGATCTGCACCACAGTATTTTAG GCCTACTGTCCGCTGTACTTATAACCGGAGTTCTTACGGATTCAATAAAGAATGCAGTCGGCCGGCCTCGACCTGATTTCTTCTGGCGCTGCTTTCCTGATGGCAAAGAA TTGTATGACCAATTCGGCAATGTCGTATGCCATGGTATAACAAATGAGATACGGGAAGGACGTAAGAGTTTTCCAAGTGGTCATGCTTCAT GGTCCTTTGCAGGATTAGGATTTCTTTCTTTGTACTTAGCTGGAAAACTTAAAGCATTCGATCAGAAGGGAAATGTGGCAAAAATTTGTATTGTTTTGCTTCCTCTTCTTGCTGCAGCTCTTGTTTGTGTCTCTCGGGTGGATGATTATTGGCATCATTGGCAGGACGTGTTTGTTGGGGGACTCTTGG GGCTTGTCATGGCTACCATATGTTATCTTCAATTCTTCCCACCACCATATCACACTAATG GCGAGGCAAGTTCCACTCAATTTCCGGTAACTCCCGTCGATGATATAGAGATGCATGTGACGCAGTCACAAGCTGCAAGGACTTCAGAATTATCTGTGACAATACCTTTGGGACATAATTCAGGTTCAATGCTAAATGAAGTTGAAGCTGAAAAAATGTGA
- the LOC135148350 gene encoding putative lipid phosphate phosphatase 3, chloroplastic isoform X2: MHTIRSHGTTVARSHKHDWFILLLLVIIEIILNIIHPFYRFVGKDMMSDLKYPMKDNTVPIWAVGVYAVLLPIIIFNLFYIWRRSVYDLHHSILGLLFAVLITGILTDSIKLAVGRPRPDFFWRCFPDGKDVYDQFSNVVCHGKTHEMREGHKSFPSGHTSWSFAGLGFLSLYLAGKIRAFDRKGHIAKLCIVYLPLLAAALVGVSRVDDYRHHWQDVFAGGLLGLVVATICYLQFFPPPYHTDGWGPYAHFDALDETRSSSLPAPPVNGFPMHVMQSQSARNSEFVTVPLGQNSSSTLRDVEAGRM, from the exons ATGCATACTATCCGGTCTCATGGAACTACAGTTGCAAGGAGTCATAAGCATGACTGGTTTATCTTGCTATTACTTGTGATCATAGAGATCATCCTAAATATCATACACCCATTCTATCGTTTTGTTGGGAAGGATATGATGTCTGATCTTAAGTATCCAATGAAGGACAACACGGTGCCTATATGGGCTGTTGGG GTGTATGCAGTTTTATTgcctattattattttcaacctcTTCTATATCTGGAGAAGAAGTGTGTATGACCTGCACCACAGTATCCTAG GCCTCTTATTCGCAGTACTCATAACTGGCATCCTTACAGATTCAATAAAGCTTGCAGTTGGCCGGCCTCGGCCTGATTTCTTCTGGCGCTGCTTTCCTGATGGCAAAGAT GTGTATGACCAATTCAGCAATGTTGTATGTCATGGTAAAACACATGAGATGAGGGAAGGACATAAGAGTTTTCCAAGTGGCCATACTTCAT GGTCCTTTGCAGGATTGGGATTTCTCTCTTTGTACTTAGCTGGGAAAATTAGAGCATTCGACCGCAAGGGACATATCGCAAAACTTTGTATCGTCTATCTTCCTCTCCTTGCTGCAGCCCTTGTTGGTGTATCTCGGGTGGATGACTATCGACACCATTGGCAGGACGTCTTTGCTGGGGGGCTCCTGG GACTCGTCGTGGCAACAATCTGTTATCTTCAGTTCTTCCCACCACCATATCACACTGATG GCTGGGGTCCTTACGCACATTTTGATGCTCTAGACGAGACACGTTCTAGTTCGCTCCCAGCACCTCCGGTAAATGGCTTTCCTATGCATGTGATGCAGTCTCAGTCTGCAAGGAACTCTGAGTTTGTCACAGTACCTTTAGGCCAAAACTCAAGCTCGACGCTGAGAGATGTAGAAGCTGGCAGAATGTAG
- the LOC135148350 gene encoding lipid phosphate phosphatase 2-like isoform X1: MAWKDMFSISKFREAFQGRTREVELGMHTIRSHGTTVARSHKHDWFILLLLVIIEIILNIIHPFYRFVGKDMMSDLKYPMKDNTVPIWAVGVYAVLLPIIIFNLFYIWRRSVYDLHHSILGLLFAVLITGILTDSIKLAVGRPRPDFFWRCFPDGKDVYDQFSNVVCHGKTHEMREGHKSFPSGHTSWSFAGLGFLSLYLAGKIRAFDRKGHIAKLCIVYLPLLAAALVGVSRVDDYRHHWQDVFAGGLLGLVVATICYLQFFPPPYHTDGWGPYAHFDALDETRSSSLPAPPVNGFPMHVMQSQSARNSEFVTVPLGQNSSSTLRDVEAGRM, from the exons atGGCTTGGAAGGACATGTTTTCGATTTCAAAGTTCAGAGAAGCATTTCAG GGCAGGACAAGGGAGGTTGAGCTTGGTATGCATACTATCCGGTCTCATGGAACTACAGTTGCAAGGAGTCATAAGCATGACTGGTTTATCTTGCTATTACTTGTGATCATAGAGATCATCCTAAATATCATACACCCATTCTATCGTTTTGTTGGGAAGGATATGATGTCTGATCTTAAGTATCCAATGAAGGACAACACGGTGCCTATATGGGCTGTTGGG GTGTATGCAGTTTTATTgcctattattattttcaacctcTTCTATATCTGGAGAAGAAGTGTGTATGACCTGCACCACAGTATCCTAG GCCTCTTATTCGCAGTACTCATAACTGGCATCCTTACAGATTCAATAAAGCTTGCAGTTGGCCGGCCTCGGCCTGATTTCTTCTGGCGCTGCTTTCCTGATGGCAAAGAT GTGTATGACCAATTCAGCAATGTTGTATGTCATGGTAAAACACATGAGATGAGGGAAGGACATAAGAGTTTTCCAAGTGGCCATACTTCAT GGTCCTTTGCAGGATTGGGATTTCTCTCTTTGTACTTAGCTGGGAAAATTAGAGCATTCGACCGCAAGGGACATATCGCAAAACTTTGTATCGTCTATCTTCCTCTCCTTGCTGCAGCCCTTGTTGGTGTATCTCGGGTGGATGACTATCGACACCATTGGCAGGACGTCTTTGCTGGGGGGCTCCTGG GACTCGTCGTGGCAACAATCTGTTATCTTCAGTTCTTCCCACCACCATATCACACTGATG GCTGGGGTCCTTACGCACATTTTGATGCTCTAGACGAGACACGTTCTAGTTCGCTCCCAGCACCTCCGGTAAATGGCTTTCCTATGCATGTGATGCAGTCTCAGTCTGCAAGGAACTCTGAGTTTGTCACAGTACCTTTAGGCCAAAACTCAAGCTCGACGCTGAGAGATGTAGAAGCTGGCAGAATGTAG